Proteins encoded together in one Bacteroides ovatus window:
- a CDS encoding PepSY-like domain-containing protein has translation MWRFKFSAWVVVLLMAAFSFGACDNDDDDTFVPPSNITEALKQVYPAAQNIEWEMKGAYYVADCWVSNDELEVWFDANANWVMTENELNSIDQLVPAVYTAFMDSKYNAWVVTDVYVLTFPQNPMESVIQVKQGSQRYSLYFTQDGGLIHEKDISNGDDTNWPPTE, from the coding sequence ATGTGGAGATTTAAGTTTAGCGCATGGGTAGTAGTGTTGCTTATGGCTGCCTTTTCTTTCGGCGCATGTGATAATGACGATGATGATACTTTTGTTCCTCCCAGTAATATTACGGAGGCCTTGAAACAGGTATATCCGGCTGCCCAGAATATAGAATGGGAGATGAAAGGTGCTTATTATGTAGCTGACTGTTGGGTGAGTAATGATGAATTGGAAGTCTGGTTTGATGCTAATGCCAACTGGGTGATGACAGAAAATGAACTGAACAGTATTGATCAGTTGGTGCCGGCTGTTTATACGGCTTTTATGGATTCTAAATATAACGCGTGGGTAGTGACAGATGTATATGTGTTGACATTTCCACAGAATCCGATGGAATCTGTGATTCAGGTGAAACAAGGTAGCCAGCGCTACTCGCTTTATTTCACGCAGGATGGCGGATTGATACATGAAAAAGATATCAGTAATGGAGACGATACGAATTGGCCGCCAACTGAATAA
- a CDS encoding glycosyltransferase family 4 protein, with protein sequence MKKRVLQISNYYTPHIGGIEQTCQYLSEGLKDEYEVKVICFSEDKETKVQETNGIQIIKPGVFLSVARQDLSFSYWGHLYKVIKTWKPDVIHFHYPNPFVTALLLPIIPRTTKLYVQWHLDITKQKKIYPFIKPFETILLKRADLIAPTSPNYRDSSKTLFPFRNKTTILPSAIDIQKLNVNTGDIEIIQRIKDKAKGRKIVFFIGRHVLHKGIQDLIEAEQLIKNDCYIFIGGVGPITDEMKAICKSNRVEFVGRLSDQEKKCYYHAADIFAFPSYTKAEGFGLTLAEAMYCNAVPVTYTIEGSGVNWVSLHEVTGLEVPNRNVAEYAKAIDELLSDDKKRNDFAETAHQRIVENFTIEKEILNLKKQYKELL encoded by the coding sequence ATGAAGAAAAGAGTTCTACAAATATCAAATTACTATACACCGCATATAGGTGGTATAGAACAAACATGCCAGTACTTATCTGAAGGTTTGAAAGATGAATATGAAGTAAAAGTTATTTGTTTCAGTGAGGATAAAGAAACAAAAGTTCAAGAAACCAATGGGATTCAAATAATAAAACCGGGAGTTTTTCTTAGTGTAGCTAGGCAAGATTTGTCTTTTTCATATTGGGGCCATTTATATAAGGTTATTAAAACGTGGAAGCCGGATGTGATTCATTTTCATTATCCTAATCCTTTTGTAACAGCACTTCTTCTTCCCATTATACCAAGAACCACGAAATTATATGTACAATGGCATCTTGATATAACAAAGCAAAAGAAGATATATCCTTTTATTAAGCCTTTTGAAACAATATTGCTAAAAAGAGCGGATCTGATTGCACCTACATCACCTAATTATCGCGATTCGTCCAAAACTTTATTCCCATTTAGAAATAAAACAACTATTCTTCCAAGTGCTATAGATATTCAAAAGTTAAATGTAAATACTGGAGATATAGAAATCATACAAAGAATAAAAGATAAAGCGAAAGGGCGAAAAATTGTTTTCTTTATTGGCAGGCATGTTCTTCATAAAGGAATTCAGGATTTGATTGAGGCTGAACAGCTGATAAAGAATGATTGCTATATTTTTATAGGAGGAGTGGGACCAATAACTGATGAAATGAAAGCTATTTGTAAATCAAATAGGGTTGAATTTGTGGGTAGACTATCCGATCAGGAGAAGAAATGTTATTATCATGCAGCTGACATTTTTGCATTTCCTTCTTATACAAAAGCAGAAGGTTTTGGCTTGACATTAGCAGAAGCAATGTATTGTAATGCTGTTCCTGTAACATATACGATAGAAGGCTCGGGAGTTAATTGGGTATCACTTCATGAAGTTACGGGTTTAGAGGTCCCCAATAGGAATGTTGCAGAATATGCTAAGGCGATAGATGAATTGTTGTCAGATGATAAAAAAAGAAATGATTTCGCGGAGACGGCTCATCAACGGATTGTCGAAAATTTCACCATTGAGAAAGAAATCTTGAATTTAAAAAAACAATATAAGGAATTACTATGA
- a CDS encoding SIS domain-containing protein has translation MKILETRLYQYIDLLILRYPQLIVAKDCIVEAYQILEESYTNDGKLLVAGNGGSAADAEHIVGELMKGFVNPRKLEAEYSDALITVNKELGRVLSENLQGALPAIALDGHLALTTAYLNDCEPLLCFAQQVNGYGRKSDVFLGISTSGNSRNILYAATVAKAKGMKVIGLTGEKDSKLSEISDTCIQVPETETYKIQELHLPVYHCLCLMLEDTFFGKE, from the coding sequence ATGAAAATTTTAGAAACAAGACTATACCAATACATAGACCTTCTTATTTTGAGATACCCTCAATTGATTGTTGCTAAGGATTGTATTGTTGAAGCGTATCAAATCCTTGAGGAGTCTTATACTAATGATGGAAAACTTTTAGTGGCAGGAAATGGTGGCTCTGCTGCTGATGCGGAACATATCGTTGGGGAATTGATGAAGGGCTTTGTTAATCCTAGAAAATTGGAAGCGGAGTATTCGGATGCATTGATTACTGTTAATAAAGAGCTGGGGAGAGTGTTGAGTGAGAATCTACAGGGTGCGCTCCCTGCTATTGCTTTAGATGGTCATTTAGCTCTAACTACTGCATATCTGAACGACTGTGAACCTTTACTTTGTTTTGCACAGCAAGTAAATGGATATGGAAGGAAAAGTGATGTGTTTCTTGGTATTTCTACTTCCGGGAATAGTAGAAATATACTGTATGCAGCGACTGTTGCAAAAGCTAAAGGGATGAAAGTAATTGGACTGACGGGTGAGAAAGATAGTAAATTATCAGAGATATCTGATACCTGTATTCAAGTTCCGGAGACAGAAACCTATAAGATACAGGAATTACATTTGCCTGTTTATCATTGCCTCTGTCTGATGCTGGAAGATACGTTTTTTGGAAAAGAATAA
- a CDS encoding NAD-dependent epimerase/dehydratase family protein, producing the protein MNYIIIGGTGFIGTHLTILIKQQYPDAQVYNLDIVKPGTPLLTVKNYVSPLKEEQVLQSVFVECDVRKSIEHLTFTPTSEDVIFNFAAVHRTPGHPDQAYFETNIRGAENVCAFAEKFGIKKIVFTSSIAPYGAAEDLKTEDTLPTPNTPYGISKLVAEKIHTIWQAKRSNERQLTIVRPGVVFGKGENGNFTRLYWGIRGGKFFYPGRKDTIKACIYVKELVRFMLYRLENHSEGVELYNCTFEPAFTIEQIVETMKKATGLQRTIVKVPGSLLMTVASIVGPLGGKALGICPARVKKLMISTNICGKKLADSGYKFHYTFEEAIKDWYRDNDGQCLR; encoded by the coding sequence ATGAATTATATAATAATAGGTGGCACGGGGTTTATTGGTACACATCTTACAATTTTAATAAAACAACAGTATCCTGATGCTCAAGTATACAATCTTGATATTGTGAAGCCCGGTACTCCATTACTTACCGTAAAAAACTATGTGAGTCCACTGAAAGAAGAGCAGGTATTGCAGTCTGTATTTGTAGAGTGTGATGTCCGCAAGTCTATAGAACACCTTACTTTTACTCCCACTTCCGAAGACGTCATCTTTAACTTTGCAGCCGTTCATCGTACTCCGGGGCATCCGGATCAGGCTTATTTTGAGACGAATATTCGTGGTGCAGAGAATGTATGCGCTTTTGCAGAGAAGTTCGGAATAAAGAAAATAGTTTTTACCAGTTCCATAGCTCCTTATGGTGCAGCAGAAGATTTGAAAACAGAAGATACGCTTCCCACACCGAACACGCCTTATGGAATTTCTAAGTTAGTGGCTGAAAAAATACATACGATTTGGCAGGCAAAAAGGTCGAACGAACGACAACTTACTATTGTTCGTCCGGGTGTGGTATTCGGTAAAGGGGAAAATGGTAACTTTACCCGTTTGTATTGGGGGATCCGTGGTGGTAAGTTCTTCTATCCGGGTCGTAAAGATACGATTAAAGCTTGCATTTATGTGAAAGAATTGGTTCGCTTTATGCTTTACCGGTTGGAGAATCATAGCGAAGGAGTAGAGTTATATAACTGTACATTTGAACCGGCTTTTACTATCGAGCAAATAGTAGAAACGATGAAAAAGGCTACGGGATTACAACGTACCATTGTCAAGGTGCCGGGAAGTCTTCTAATGACAGTTGCAAGTATTGTCGGTCCGTTAGGGGGAAAGGCACTAGGTATTTGTCCGGCTCGTGTGAAGAAGTTAATGATCTCTACTAATATATGTGGAAAGAAACTGGCTGATTCGGGGTATAAGTTTCATTATACATTTGAAGAAGCTATTAAGGATTGGTATAGAGATAATGATGGTCAGTGTTTGAGATGA
- a CDS encoding HAD-IIIA family hydrolase produces MKVVIMAGGKGTRIATVAADIPKPMIKICGKPILEHQIENLKVCGLTDIILVIGHLGEVIQEYFGDGAKWGVNIEYFVEEHPLGTAGALFMMPQLTDDFLLLCGDVIIDVNFNRFIAFHKAHKAWASLISHPNGHPYDSSLLVTEIMSPKEVGGMPEDTHKVIRWMNKEDERLYYKNRVNAGVEIVSPELLKETMKNFTPRHPENPNKIDLDRDVLKPNIKSGRIYAYDTPEYVKDMGTPDRFHEAETDMLKGLVYARNLKNKQKAIFLDRDGTINKLAGFVTNPEQFELIQDVTDAIKLINKSGYLAIVVTNQPVIARGDCTFEELQTIHDKMETELGKKGAFVDAIYVCPHHTDKGFEGERPEYKCDCNCRKPKPGLFLQAAKDFNINLSQSYMIGDSDSDIEAGQNAGVQKSLKIGTSEGKTLLDLVNLVLSY; encoded by the coding sequence ATGAAGGTAGTAATAATGGCTGGTGGAAAAGGTACCCGTATTGCAACAGTTGCGGCTGATATACCTAAACCCATGATTAAAATATGTGGTAAACCTATCCTTGAACATCAGATAGAGAATCTTAAAGTTTGTGGACTCACCGATATTATTCTTGTTATAGGTCACTTGGGAGAAGTTATTCAGGAATATTTTGGAGATGGGGCAAAATGGGGAGTAAATATAGAGTATTTTGTAGAAGAACATCCACTGGGGACCGCTGGAGCATTGTTTATGATGCCACAATTGACAGACGATTTCTTATTGCTTTGTGGCGATGTTATAATAGATGTGAATTTCAACCGTTTTATTGCATTTCACAAGGCACATAAGGCATGGGCTAGTTTAATATCTCATCCTAACGGGCATCCTTATGATAGTTCTTTGTTGGTGACAGAGATTATGTCGCCAAAGGAGGTGGGAGGTATGCCGGAAGATACTCATAAAGTAATCCGCTGGATGAATAAAGAGGATGAGAGATTATACTATAAGAACAGAGTGAATGCTGGAGTCGAAATTGTTTCTCCTGAACTTCTAAAAGAAACAATGAAGAATTTTACTCCTCGTCACCCTGAGAATCCCAACAAGATAGATTTAGATCGTGATGTGCTGAAACCTAATATCAAAAGTGGTAGAATATATGCTTATGATACCCCTGAATATGTTAAAGATATGGGTACTCCTGATCGTTTTCATGAGGCTGAAACTGATATGTTGAAAGGGTTGGTATATGCAAGAAATCTCAAAAATAAGCAGAAAGCTATATTTCTTGATAGAGATGGAACGATAAATAAATTGGCAGGGTTTGTTACCAATCCGGAGCAGTTTGAACTGATACAGGATGTGACGGATGCAATTAAATTAATAAATAAATCAGGCTATCTGGCTATTGTTGTAACTAATCAGCCTGTGATTGCTCGTGGTGATTGTACTTTTGAAGAATTGCAGACTATTCATGACAAAATGGAAACGGAACTTGGGAAAAAGGGGGCTTTTGTTGATGCAATATATGTATGTCCTCATCACACGGACAAGGGGTTTGAAGGTGAACGACCTGAATATAAGTGTGACTGTAATTGTAGGAAACCGAAGCCGGGACTATTTTTACAGGCAGCTAAAGACTTTAATATAAATTTGTCACAATCCTATATGATAGGTGATAGTGATAGTGATATAGAAGCCGGTCAGAATGCCGGGGTACAGAAATCATTAAAAATAGGGACTAGTGAAGGAAAAACGTTATTGGATCTCGTAAATCTCGTCTTGTCATATTAA
- a CDS encoding ATP-binding protein — protein sequence MIDMENLQRLYPIGIQTFSKIREGNYLYIDKTEYVYRMTHSASDYMFLSRPRRFGKSLLTSTLHSYFSGHKELFRGLAIEKLEKEWMEYPVLHFDMSTAKHVDEEQLFQELNLKLFNYEEIYGRLEEEINPNQRLMGLIKRAYQQTGKKVVVLIDEYDAPLLDVAHERENLDVLRNIMRNFYSPLKACDPYLRYVFLTGITKFSQLSIFSELNNIENISMDEPYAAICGISEDEIRSQMKEDVEGLAKKLEVTPEEALMKLKENYDGYHFTYPSPDIYNPFSLLTAMEKGKIGSYWFGSGTPTYLIKMLDKFGVVPSEIGKKKAAVEDFDAPTERMTSIIPLLYQSGYITIKDYDEELDLYTLDIPNKEVRIGLMKSLLPYYVASKAPETNTMVAYLSRDIRNGDIDAALRRLQMFLSTIPQCDNTKYEGHYQQIFYIIFSLLGYYVDVEVRTPRGRVDMVLRTETTLYVMELKLDKGADRAMEQINLKNYPERFALCGLPIIKIAVSFDSERCTIGEWKIMEG from the coding sequence ATGATTGATATGGAAAATTTGCAAAGATTATATCCTATCGGGATACAGACATTCTCGAAGATACGGGAGGGAAATTACCTCTATATTGATAAAACAGAATATGTTTACCGGATGACACATTCGGCGTCTGACTATATGTTTTTAAGTCGCCCACGGCGTTTTGGAAAGTCATTGCTCACTTCTACGTTACACAGTTATTTTTCCGGTCATAAAGAACTGTTCAGAGGGTTGGCTATTGAGAAGCTGGAGAAAGAATGGATGGAGTACCCGGTACTACATTTCGATATGAGTACCGCCAAACATGTAGATGAGGAACAGTTATTTCAAGAATTGAATTTGAAATTGTTCAATTACGAAGAAATTTATGGAAGGTTAGAGGAGGAGATTAATCCCAATCAGCGTTTGATGGGGTTGATAAAGCGTGCTTATCAACAAACAGGTAAGAAAGTGGTCGTACTTATCGACGAATACGATGCTCCTTTGCTGGATGTGGCGCATGAACGGGAAAATCTTGATGTATTGCGCAACATCATGCGCAACTTCTACAGTCCATTGAAAGCGTGTGATCCTTATCTGCGATATGTGTTTCTGACTGGCATTACCAAATTCTCCCAACTCAGTATATTCAGCGAACTTAATAATATTGAGAATATTAGTATGGATGAACCTTATGCTGCCATCTGTGGTATTAGTGAGGATGAAATACGTTCTCAAATGAAAGAAGATGTGGAGGGGTTGGCGAAGAAGTTGGAGGTTACTCCAGAAGAAGCTTTGATGAAACTGAAAGAAAATTATGACGGGTATCACTTTACTTACCCGTCGCCTGACATATACAATCCATTCAGTCTGCTTACAGCTATGGAAAAAGGTAAGATTGGTTCTTATTGGTTTGGCAGTGGTACGCCTACATATCTGATAAAGATGCTGGATAAGTTTGGCGTAGTACCTTCCGAAATCGGGAAGAAAAAGGCCGCTGTAGAGGATTTTGATGCACCAACAGAAAGGATGACAAGCATTATTCCGTTGTTATATCAAAGTGGTTATATTACGATAAAGGACTATGATGAGGAATTGGACTTATATACATTGGATATCCCCAATAAGGAAGTAAGAATAGGCTTAATGAAAAGTCTTCTCCCATATTATGTTGCTAGTAAAGCACCGGAAACCAATACTATGGTGGCGTATCTTTCTCGAGATATCCGTAATGGGGATATAGATGCTGCATTGCGTCGTTTGCAAATGTTCTTGTCCACCATACCTCAGTGCGATAATACGAAATATGAGGGACATTATCAGCAGATATTTTATATCATATTCAGTTTATTGGGGTATTATGTGGATGTAGAAGTTCGTACTCCCCGTGGACGAGTGGATATGGTACTTCGTACAGAAACCACATTGTATGTGATGGAATTGAAGTTGGATAAAGGAGCGGATCGGGCGATGGAACAGATTAACTTGAAGAATTATCCCGAACGTTTTGCTTTGTGTGGGCTCCCGATTATAAAGATAGCTGTCAGTTTTGATAGTGAACGATGCACAATTGGGGAATGGAAGATTATGGAAGGATGA
- a CDS encoding L-serine ammonia-lyase, giving the protein MKSIKELYRIGTGPSSSHTMGPRKAAEMFLERHPDAASFKVTLYGSLAATGKGHMTDVAIIDTLQPTAPVEIVWQPKVFLPFHPNGMTFAALDSNDKVQENWTVYSIGGGTLAENNDNPTIESPDVYGMENMTEILQWCEDTGKSYWEYVKECEEEDIWDYLTEVWATMKDAIHRGLEAEGVLPGPLNLRRKASTYYIRATGYKQSLQSRGLVFSYALAVSEENASGGKIVTAPTCGSCGVMPAVLYHLQKSRDFSDMRILRALATAGLFGNIVKFNASISGAEVGCQGEVGVACAMASAAANQLFGGSPAQIEYAAEMGLEHHLGMTCDPVCGLVQIPCIERNAYAAARALDANLYSAFTDGMHRVSFDKVVQVMKQTGHDLPSLYKETSEGGLAKDYKQM; this is encoded by the coding sequence ATGAAATCGATTAAAGAGCTATACAGGATAGGTACAGGACCTTCCAGTAGCCACACTATGGGACCGCGCAAAGCTGCCGAAATGTTTCTGGAACGTCATCCGGATGCTGCATCTTTTAAAGTAACCCTTTACGGCAGTTTAGCTGCTACAGGCAAAGGACACATGACGGATGTAGCCATTATAGATACCTTGCAACCCACCGCCCCGGTAGAAATTGTATGGCAACCCAAAGTCTTTCTACCGTTCCATCCCAACGGAATGACATTTGCAGCTCTGGACAGTAATGATAAAGTGCAGGAAAACTGGACTGTTTACAGTATTGGCGGCGGTACACTAGCAGAAAACAATGATAATCCAACCATTGAAAGCCCTGATGTATACGGTATGGAAAACATGACCGAAATACTCCAATGGTGTGAAGATACCGGAAAAAGTTATTGGGAATACGTAAAGGAATGTGAGGAAGAAGATATATGGGACTACCTGACTGAAGTATGGGCCACCATGAAAGATGCCATTCACCGTGGACTGGAAGCGGAAGGCGTACTGCCCGGTCCACTAAATCTTAGACGAAAAGCCTCCACCTATTATATACGTGCCACCGGATATAAACAATCCCTCCAATCCAGAGGACTCGTCTTCTCTTATGCTTTGGCGGTAAGTGAAGAAAATGCTTCCGGTGGAAAAATAGTAACCGCACCTACCTGTGGTTCTTGTGGAGTTATGCCTGCCGTACTTTATCATCTTCAAAAAAGCCGTGACTTTAGCGATATGCGCATTTTACGTGCGTTAGCCACTGCCGGTTTATTTGGCAACATCGTCAAATTCAACGCATCCATTTCCGGAGCAGAAGTAGGTTGTCAGGGAGAAGTAGGTGTTGCCTGCGCAATGGCTTCGGCTGCCGCCAATCAATTGTTCGGGGGCAGCCCTGCACAAATTGAGTATGCAGCAGAAATGGGCTTGGAACACCATTTGGGAATGACTTGCGACCCGGTATGCGGATTGGTACAAATTCCCTGTATCGAACGAAATGCATACGCCGCCGCACGTGCGCTGGATGCTAATCTTTATTCAGCTTTTACCGATGGCATGCACCGTGTCTCTTTCGACAAAGTAGTGCAAGTGATGAAACAGACCGGACATGACCTACCGTCACTCTATAAAGAAACAAGTGAAGGAGGATTGGCCAAAGATTACAAACAAATGTAA
- a CDS encoding PepSY-like domain-containing protein, with translation MKKILSLLVLALVAVQFSFAKDVITKDMNQLPLPARNFINSNFTKPQVAHIKIDKDMMESTKYEVVLMDGTEIDFDSKGNWEEVSAKKGQTVPVSIVPGFAVNYLKAHNFVNEGVTKVERDRKGYEIELSTGLSFKFDKKGKFIKTDD, from the coding sequence ATGAAGAAAATTCTATCTCTACTTGTACTGGCTCTGGTAGCCGTGCAGTTTTCATTCGCAAAAGATGTGATAACTAAAGACATGAATCAGTTGCCGCTTCCGGCGCGTAATTTTATCAATAGTAATTTTACAAAACCACAGGTTGCCCATATCAAAATTGATAAGGATATGATGGAATCTACCAAGTATGAAGTGGTATTGATGGATGGTACGGAAATTGATTTTGACAGTAAGGGAAACTGGGAAGAGGTAAGTGCTAAGAAAGGGCAGACTGTTCCTGTTAGTATTGTTCCGGGATTTGCTGTCAACTACCTGAAAGCGCATAATTTTGTGAATGAAGGAGTGACAAAAGTGGAACGTGACCGCAAGGGGTATGAGATTGAATTGTCTACCGGGCTTTCTTTCAAATTTGATAAGAAAGGAAAATTTATCAAGACCGATGATTAA